The DNA region CCAGGCCGCTCACCGCCTTGCCGATGCAATAATACGGGTTCTCCGCCGACAACAGGAACCGGCGGGTGCGCTGGTAGATTTTGTCCTCCGTGGCAACCGCCCCAAGATAAGGCAGCGACAGGAGGCTGGGGATGTTGCCATCGTCGGTGCAGTAGTAATCGCCGAAGCCATCCACCTCGTAGGCGAAAATTTTTCCGGCCTTGGGATGACTGACGATGGCGTATTCGTGCAGCGCGTGCTCCACCTCGTCCGCCATGGCCCGGCACTTTTGGGCGAGGTCGTGGTCGTTGCGAATGGCCTCCACCATGTCGGCCGCCTGCCGCAGACTGACGACCGCAAAGAAATTTGACGGCACGAGAAACGGAAAAATCGTCGCGTCGTCGCTGGGCCGGAACATCGAAAAGATCAGACCGACGGGCTTGGCGGGATTGCCGTAACCGCGCCCGGGCACCGTGTCCGTGGCGATTTCCGTGCGGCGCATGAAATGGTAAGGGCCACGCCCGTGTTTGCGCTGCTGTTCGCCGAACGTCTGCAGGACCAGCTTGATCGCATCGTGCCACGTGGCATCGAACGGCGCCGTGTCCTTGGACAGCTTCCAGTATTCGTGGGCGAGGCGGATGGGGTAGCAGAGCGAATCGATTTCCCATTTACGCTCGTGCACGCCGGGTTTCATGTCCGTCAGGTCACTCTTCCACTCGCCCACCTTGTGGTCGTCCTTGTAGAACGCGTTGGCGTAGGGATCCTTCAAAATGCAGCGTGACTGGCGGTTGATCACGCCGGCAATCAACTGCCGCAACGCCTCGTCTTCGTGCATCA from Verrucomicrobiia bacterium includes:
- a CDS encoding glycoside hydrolase family 125 protein, which gives rise to MNRREFIRNTSLVVAGATLLSHLSAAEAGFPVVRTPVERRKFKSTAVERIIERVQSSVGNHELAWMFGNCFPNTLDTTVDFAMVDGRPDTYVITGDIDAMWLRDSSAQVWPYLPLMHEDEALRQLIAGVINRQSRCILKDPYANAFYKDDHKVGEWKSDLTDMKPGVHERKWEIDSLCYPIRLAHEYWKLSKDTAPFDATWHDAIKLVLQTFGEQQRKHGRGPYHFMRRTEIATDTVPGRGYGNPAKPVGLIFSMFRPSDDATIFPFLVPSNFFAVVSLRQAADMVEAIRNDHDLAQKCRAMADEVEHALHEYAIVSHPKAGKIFAYEVDGFGDYYCTDDGNIPSLLSLPYLGAVATEDKIYQRTRRFLLSAENPYYCIGKAVSGLGGPHVGVDMIWPLGVIIEGLTATNDREIHRCLDTLQRTHAGTGFMHEAFNKDDPQKFTRSWFAWANTIFGEFVLKTFHERPRLLN